A genomic region of Barnesiella viscericola DSM 18177 contains the following coding sequences:
- a CDS encoding sacsin N-terminal ATP-binding-like domain-containing protein, with the protein MELTKGFIYKEVDCLLKKQKETYIHSKEIALAFSNNERQIVNGYQGRQLLEMLQNADDSGATEITITFKDNTLTISDNGQGFSLEGIQSLFIPNCSSKANCSDNIGNKGIGFRSILNWSNDIVIRTKDCKLHFSKTIAEEYAKELYGIEDYENIVRKRGLGVKEIPFPLLGVCELQEMSETKIGTDIVMTCFENKHNEIAEQLTLIEKHFLLFTKKLEKVVINNCEFSREQGNISVCDNCFVTPIKIKGNELFEEWRVFERNGEYEESIEIHSNDRKYTIKIALPNEEYDYRKVLYNYFPMEEYLGFPCLIHCTSDTDSNRNYLNDNAQNHFLLTKTADFLVEIADILKKENYPSTWAPVNLLLSNLDNNKFSSLGSRMKMVILDKIEETLDTLELFPTNGGDYKKIRDCYFYGDDINKFFKLYSQELPDFLLCENVPQALCIKNKQYEYDDFISKIDSISSSIDKIDERVNLISILSRIYRDYNQDNKKFSLLVNENNELINNDIVGYIGKEKETKYDVPTYLKVDFVDSELFSLLKDKIDYKLDSDKDTVPRAIARSLRGIVNIRSYDLDNILDQIESYSKSLSDTEKIKQSVVDLFHIYQATGFKKELKINLVNRNNEITPSDELFFGDDFNFSDKLEMIYEGIYTDSQYLVCPEFWGLQEEDYSCLQNFFIKLGVSKYYRINFEKKSSNKEFLNHLKEYYNKDIDIEHWALRVEDYQSFSNFDAIIKMTFEQTIILFSHFDDIRNQIAPNTLSHVYKDISRNRDDKWLPLTGIRYQLQKLWTTEKDFCVFNCVDGIAIVGKKVDSKLTFISEEKRSFVMDVLKSIAYDFSKHSLKENVNVLNKLKDWDSLGLQTQKIYRSVYKDTSDKYNMTGQSLYLYAKNINKLKCDYCRASDIYYSDNLVLPKTLMLKRNIMQFVYPSRRGIDKVTEFFGVRKMSELKLKIDKNKISINQLNEDFELFINDIKPFILYHRLDSIDKYDKKTLAATIKKLKIRLVNVCCCFIGDEIEPYQLSAFEYVNCDNCFYMLIPDDIDAVESLCKKAQFCSAIAEIIGMTFNLAKDEDYVNMVHDFNFYKDSLSHSDFYEDRINECYALLGIQISERDFWNRIFLYRGEPELSSQTSTKDLENAINRLGINIKDLLEIDYKDWSTDDSIVLLKRLCENFSDNKILEHVNLCKFHEREFGKYKNRLMQRFEYSLWEKLRYESKEQQANYISIIYDFKNLKGLNIQEYEHSFVEDYEMIIKNWAFIQFNVKIGEVEEAVKCLYEDIEPEIKVLDEHMKSLAFFDNNRDILLENIDKYENSKSKEIINGNQDKDIQILAIKPTILDYSKISPQGDRKKKKYRESKTIEKPGRNFNTQNEEQKAKDGKDAEALVNTYLLQNPEQYKNVKWMSSAGRLQAVQGDSAGYDFSYIDKNDVENYLEVKCSSSNRFFLSANEWKVAQENVDNYHIALVNGSNITIIKCFFKEKNRYSEKVDTYEISFKIK; encoded by the coding sequence ATGGAATTGACAAAGGGATTCATATACAAAGAAGTGGATTGTTTGCTAAAAAAACAGAAGGAGACATATATTCATAGTAAGGAGATTGCTTTAGCATTTTCAAACAATGAACGTCAAATAGTCAATGGATATCAAGGACGGCAGTTGTTGGAGATGCTGCAAAACGCTGATGATAGTGGCGCAACAGAAATAACCATAACTTTTAAAGATAACACTCTGACAATTTCTGATAATGGACAAGGATTTTCATTAGAAGGCATCCAGTCTCTATTTATTCCAAATTGCAGTTCCAAAGCAAATTGTTCTGATAATATAGGAAACAAAGGAATTGGTTTTCGTTCGATTTTAAATTGGAGTAATGATATAGTCATAAGAACAAAAGACTGTAAATTACATTTTTCAAAAACTATTGCAGAAGAATACGCAAAAGAACTTTACGGAATAGAGGATTATGAAAATATTGTGAGAAAAAGAGGGCTTGGCGTCAAAGAAATACCATTCCCTTTGTTAGGAGTATGTGAGCTTCAAGAAATGAGTGAAACAAAGATAGGTACAGACATAGTCATGACCTGTTTTGAAAATAAACATAATGAAATTGCAGAACAATTAACCCTAATTGAAAAACATTTCTTATTGTTTACTAAAAAGTTAGAGAAAGTAGTAATAAATAATTGTGAATTCTCACGAGAACAAGGGAATATAAGTGTCTGTGATAACTGTTTTGTTACTCCAATTAAGATAAAAGGGAATGAACTATTTGAGGAATGGCGCGTATTTGAGAGAAATGGAGAATATGAAGAATCAATAGAGATCCATAGTAACGATAGAAAATACACCATAAAAATAGCATTGCCTAATGAAGAATATGACTATCGGAAAGTACTCTATAATTATTTTCCTATGGAGGAATATTTAGGATTCCCATGTTTGATTCATTGTACATCAGATACAGACAGCAATAGAAATTATCTTAATGACAATGCTCAAAATCATTTTTTACTGACCAAAACTGCAGATTTCCTTGTTGAGATCGCAGATATCCTTAAAAAGGAAAATTATCCATCCACATGGGCACCAGTAAATCTATTATTGTCTAATCTTGATAATAACAAATTTTCATCATTAGGTTCAAGGATGAAGATGGTTATTCTTGATAAAATAGAAGAAACATTAGATACACTCGAATTATTTCCGACTAATGGTGGTGATTATAAAAAGATAAGAGATTGTTATTTTTATGGTGATGACATAAATAAATTCTTTAAACTTTATTCTCAAGAGTTGCCAGATTTTTTGCTTTGTGAAAATGTTCCCCAAGCATTATGCATAAAAAACAAACAATATGAATACGATGATTTTATAAGCAAAATAGACTCTATCTCATCTTCAATTGACAAGATTGATGAGAGGGTTAATCTAATATCCATTTTATCTCGAATTTATAGAGATTATAATCAAGACAATAAAAAGTTCTCTTTATTGGTTAATGAAAATAACGAGCTGATAAATAATGATATAGTGGGATATATTGGAAAAGAAAAAGAAACAAAATATGATGTACCGACATATTTAAAAGTAGATTTTGTAGATTCCGAATTATTTTCGCTACTTAAAGATAAAATAGACTATAAACTTGATAGTGATAAGGATACAGTACCTCGCGCAATCGCAAGAAGTTTGAGGGGCATTGTTAATATAAGAAGTTACGACCTCGATAACATATTAGACCAAATAGAATCTTACTCAAAAAGCTTATCAGATACAGAAAAAATCAAGCAGTCTGTTGTTGACTTATTTCATATATATCAGGCAACAGGCTTTAAAAAGGAATTGAAAATAAATTTAGTAAATAGGAACAATGAAATTACTCCTTCTGATGAATTGTTCTTTGGCGATGATTTCAATTTCTCGGATAAGTTAGAAATGATTTATGAAGGGATTTACACAGATAGCCAATACCTCGTATGTCCAGAGTTTTGGGGATTACAGGAAGAGGATTATTCTTGCTTACAGAATTTCTTCATAAAACTGGGAGTTTCCAAGTATTACAGAATAAATTTTGAAAAAAAGTCCTCAAACAAAGAATTCTTAAATCATTTGAAGGAATACTATAACAAAGACATAGATATAGAGCATTGGGCATTGCGAGTCGAGGATTACCAATCATTTTCAAACTTTGATGCAATTATTAAAATGACATTTGAGCAGACCATCATATTATTTAGTCATTTTGATGACATTCGTAATCAAATAGCTCCCAATACCTTATCTCATGTTTACAAAGATATTTCGAGAAATAGGGATGATAAATGGTTGCCATTGACTGGAATTAGATATCAACTTCAGAAACTATGGACAACAGAAAAAGATTTCTGTGTTTTTAACTGTGTAGATGGAATAGCCATAGTAGGTAAAAAGGTAGACTCAAAACTCACTTTTATCAGTGAAGAGAAAAGATCGTTCGTAATGGATGTTTTGAAATCCATTGCATATGATTTCTCAAAACATTCATTAAAAGAGAATGTCAATGTTCTTAATAAACTGAAAGATTGGGACTCATTGGGATTGCAGACTCAAAAAATTTATCGTTCTGTTTATAAGGATACTTCTGATAAATATAATATGACTGGTCAGAGCCTATATTTATATGCTAAAAATATAAACAAATTAAAGTGCGATTATTGCAGAGCCAGTGATATATATTATTCAGACAATTTAGTTTTACCTAAAACTTTAATGTTAAAAAGGAATATCATGCAATTTGTGTATCCTTCGCGACGTGGTATTGACAAAGTGACTGAATTCTTTGGCGTTAGAAAAATGTCTGAATTAAAACTTAAAATTGACAAAAATAAAATATCTATAAATCAGTTAAATGAAGATTTTGAATTATTTATTAACGACATAAAGCCATTTATACTTTATCATCGTTTAGATTCTATAGATAAATATGATAAGAAAACACTGGCAGCTACAATAAAGAAACTTAAAATTAGGTTGGTCAATGTTTGTTGCTGTTTTATCGGAGATGAAATCGAACCATATCAATTAAGCGCATTTGAATATGTAAATTGTGATAATTGCTTTTATATGTTAATACCTGATGATATAGATGCTGTAGAGTCTCTGTGCAAGAAAGCGCAATTTTGCTCAGCTATTGCCGAAATTATAGGTATGACATTTAATTTGGCAAAAGATGAAGATTATGTGAATATGGTTCATGATTTCAACTTTTATAAAGATAGTCTTAGTCACAGTGATTTCTATGAAGATAGAATAAATGAATGCTATGCATTACTTGGTATACAGATTAGTGAACGTGATTTTTGGAATAGAATTTTTCTATATAGAGGAGAACCAGAGTTATCCTCACAAACAAGCACTAAAGATTTAGAAAATGCTATTAACAGACTTGGAATAAATATTAAAGATCTACTAGAAATTGACTATAAAGATTGGAGTACAGATGACTCAATAGTATTATTAAAGAGATTATGTGAAAACTTTTCGGATAATAAGATACTTGAACATGTTAATCTCTGTAAATTCCATGAAAGAGAATTTGGTAAATACAAGAATCGATTAATGCAAAGGTTTGAATACTCCCTCTGGGAAAAATTACGTTATGAAAGTAAAGAACAGCAAGCAAATTATATCAGTATAATTTACGATTTCAAAAACTTAAAGGGACTAAATATTCAGGAATATGAACACTCTTTTGTTGAGGATTATGAAATGATAATCAAAAATTGGGCATTCATCCAATTTAATGTCAAAATAGGTGAGGTCGAAGAAGCAGTCAAATGTCTTTATGAAGATATTGAACCTGAAATCAAAGTCCTTGATGAACATATGAAAAGTCTTGCCTTCTTTGATAATAATAGGGATATATTACTGGAAAATATAGACAAATATGAGAATAGTAAAAGCAAGGAAATTATAAATGGCAATCAGGATAAAGATATTCAAATACTTGCCATAAAGCCTACGATATTAGATTATTCTAAAATTTCCCCACAAGGAGATAGGAAAAAGAAAAAGTATAGAGAAAGTAAAACAATTGAGAAACCTGGTAGAAACTTCAATACCCAAAATGAGGAACAAAAAGCAAAAGATGGAAAGGATGCAGAAGCTCTTGTAAACACTTATTTATTACAGAATCCAGAGCAATACAAAAATGTAAAATGGATGTCTTCTGCTGGCAGATTACAAGCTGTACAAGGGGATTCTGCTGGATATGATTTTAGTTACATTGACAAGAATGATGTTGAGAATTATTTGGAGGTGAAGTGTTCATCTTCAAATAGATTTTTCCTCTCTGCAAATGAATGGAAAGTTGCTCAAGAGAATGTAGATAATTATCATATAGCCCTTGTTAATGGATCAAATATAACCATCATAAAATGTTTTTTTAAGGAAAAAAATAGATACTCGGAAAAGGTTGATACTTATGAAATTTCATTCAAAATTAAATAG
- a CDS encoding CRISPR-associated endonuclease Cas6 has product MENQIEILTIQFKTPISDKEIKWFRGAIIHALQNDNILFHNHTPTNYRYSYPLIQYKRIDQCAAIVCINEGIAAMGDFFANYTGEMTIGNQRKQMEIESLKPALFTIKLWEHMSCYKIKRWLPLNSRNYAIYNQIESLVERIEFLEKILIGNILAFTKGVGIFLEEELVCRITEVTRSYPIRNKEVNMEAFDIKFVSNISLPDYIGLGKNVSINCGIVVAEHAYLKADQGSPCCDKI; this is encoded by the coding sequence ATGGAAAACCAAATAGAAATACTGACCATTCAATTTAAAACTCCCATAAGCGACAAAGAGATAAAATGGTTCAGAGGGGCTATAATACATGCCTTACAAAACGACAATATTCTTTTTCACAACCACACCCCAACGAATTACAGATACTCTTATCCCTTGATTCAATATAAACGAATAGACCAGTGTGCCGCCATAGTCTGCATAAACGAAGGGATAGCTGCCATGGGAGACTTTTTTGCCAACTATACAGGCGAAATGACAATCGGCAACCAACGTAAGCAGATGGAGATAGAGAGCCTGAAACCGGCACTGTTTACAATAAAGCTATGGGAACACATGTCCTGCTATAAAATAAAACGATGGCTCCCACTCAACAGCAGAAACTACGCGATATATAATCAAATCGAAAGTCTGGTTGAACGAATAGAGTTTCTCGAGAAAATACTCATAGGCAATATTCTCGCTTTTACCAAAGGGGTAGGTATTTTTCTGGAAGAAGAGCTGGTCTGCAGAATTACCGAAGTTACCAGATCTTACCCCATCAGGAACAAAGAGGTGAATATGGAAGCCTTCGATATCAAATTTGTCTCAAACATATCACTCCCCGACTACATAGGGCTGGGGAAAAATGTGAGCATAAATTGCGGTATAGTCGTTGCCGAACATGCCTACCTAAAAGCAGACCAAGGATCGCCTTGCTGTGACAAAATTTGA